TCGCCGACCAGCGACAGGTGGCCTATGGCGCGATCCGCTACACCAACGAGACTGAGCGACTCTACGGCGTGCTGGACAAGCGCCTGGAAGGCCGCGACTTCGTGGCCGGAGACTATTCCATAGCCGACATGGCCGCCTTTCCCTGGGTCGCGCCCTGGAAGATGCAGGGGATCGTCCTGGACCAGTTCCCGAACGTGAACGCCTGGTACGACCGCATCGCCGCGCGTGAGGCCGTGCAGCGAAGCGCTGAGGCCGGAAAGGCCATCACCAGCCGCAACCTGGGCGCCCCGACCAAGGAGGCTGAGGAGGCCCGCAAGGTGTTGTTCGGGCAGCGGGCGCGCTAGCCATGCTGACCAGCCGGCTGGCCACCGAGGCGGACCTGCCGGCGCTGCGGGCCCTCATGGCCCTGGCGATCGACGATCTGCAGCGGAGTTTCCTCGGTCCCGCCGAGATCGTCGCCAGCCGGGCGGTCATGGGCCTGGACACCCAACTGATCGCCGATCGCACCTATTTCATCGTTGAGGAGGACGGCGTCCTGGCCGGCTGCGGCGGCTGGAGCCGCCGCGCCACCCTCTATGGCGGGGACCACAGCGAGTCCTTGCGCGACTCGGCCCTGCTGGACCCCGCCTGTGACGCCGCCCGGGTGCGGGCCATGTATACCCATCCCGCCTTCGCCCGGCGCGGGGTGGGGCGGATGATCCTGGGCCTTTGCGAGGCCGCCGCCCGGGCAGAGGGCTATGGCCGGGCCGAGCTCATGGCGACACTGGCGGGCGAGCCGCTCTACAAGGCCTCCGGTTTCAAGGAGATCGAGCGCACCGCCTCGGCGCCGGTCAACGGCGTGGTCGTCCCCCTGGTGCGGATGGGCAAGTCGCTGGAATAGTCGGCGGCCGGACGGCTGGCCGGATTAAGGTTCCGGATATGAAATTTTCCCATCAGTAAAACCTACGAATAGTACAAATGAGCGCGACAGAATCTCACAATCGCTGCAATTAACCTTATGTTTAGCGCGCATCGACTTTCCTACCTCTCAGGATGATCGGATGCGGTTCCAGAATGGATCCGCGCCGGTCGGGGAGAGGGAATCGAACTCATGCTTGCGAGCGTGGAATGCACCGAAGGCCTGCCGTTGCCGAGCGCGGACGCCTCGGGCGACGAACTGTTCAAGATGGGGCTGCTCTATTCGACCGGCCAAGGCGGCGCGCCGCTGGACTACGTGTCGGCCCACATGCTGTTCAATCTGGCGGCCATGCGCGGCTCGATCGAAGCCAAGGTCTACCGCAAGGAACTGAGCCAGGAGATGGCTTCCGACGAGGTCGCCGAGGCCCAGCGCCAGGCCCGCGAATGGCTCGCCCACGGCTGATCGCCGTCCGCGCGAGCCGAGTTTCGGGCCGGCGGGCCGTTCCGCCGGCGCCGCGCGTCAGTTTATGACCCGGTCGCCCAGGGCGTAGTTGAAGCCGAACTGCACCGGCGACAGGTCCCGGAAGTACTGCTGGATGAACAGCGAGGCCTCGGCCACACCGCTGCGCGGCACATAGACGATGTCGAACCGGCGCAGGGGGACGACGTCCGAGTCGCCGCTTTTCAGACCCCGATACAGATTCGCCCGCCGCATCATGGCCCGGCCGTCCGGGCCGCGACGGATGATGATCACCCGGCTGCGGTCGGCGCTGGTCTTGAAGTCCCCGGCCTGGATAACCGCGCGCAGGGCGTCGGAATCGCCGGTCAGGTCGAACATTCCCGGCGTGCCCACCTCGCCGCCCACGAACACCTTCAGCGGCGCGGCCCTGGCGACCACATCGACCTCGGGCCGTAGCAACTGACGCGAATAGGCCTCGGTGAGCGTGGCCTGCAGTTCGGGAATCGTACGGTCCGCGGCCATTACCGTCGAGATCAAGGGCAGGGCGATCCGCCCGTCGGGCTGCACCGTCACCGTCTTGTTCAGCTCCGGCGCCGAGGGGAGCGAGACCTCGATCTCGTCGCCGGGATAGAACCGGTAGTCCGGCTCGTAATCGCTCCAATTGGCGTAGGGGATGTCACTGAAGGCCTGGCCACGCGCCGGCGCGGGCTCGTCGGTCCTTCCGAGCAGGTCCATCCTGGGAATACGCGGCATGCCGCAACCGCCGAGCGCGAGGCTCGTGGCGGCGATCAGGGCGAGCGCGAGGGGCGTTCGGGAGCGCATGGCCTAAAGGTTAAGGAGAATGGGTAACGGAGTGTTAATCGCGCGCCGCCAGGGTCCACAACAGTTGGTGGGAACGGGATTCTATGGCCGCGCCGGGCTCTTGGACAGCTAGGTCGCACGACGTGCCGCCGCGGGCCGACTGGGCCGCGCGGCCTCGCTACGCCATGTCGGACTTCGCGACCCTGCTGTGGCGCGAGCGCTATCTGATGGCGGCGATCTTCCTGATCATCTTCATCGTCGGGGTCGGGGCCGCGCTCACCCTGAAGACCACCTATCCGGCCCAGTCCAGCGTGCTGGTCCGCCTGGGACAGGAATATGTCTACGAGCCCCGGGCCGGCGACGCCGGCCGCGGCGCCGTGCTCGACTCCGACCAGGTGATCCAGTCGGAAACCGCCATCCTCGGCGCCAGCCAGCTGAAGCTGCGGGTCGTCGAGAAGCTGGGCCTGTCGCGCACCTATCCCAAGCTGGCGGCCAAGTATGCTTCCGCCGGGCCCGAGGAGAAGCGCAAGATCATGAGCTCGGCGGTGCGCAGCATCGAATCCAGCCTGAAGATCGAGACCGCGCCCCAAACCCCGATCATCCGGGTGAGCTTCACCCATGAAGATCCCGAGGCCGCGGCCCTGATCCTCAACACCCTGCTCGAGGAATACCTGATCTACCGCCGTGCGGTGCTGAGCGATCCCAACTCACCGGCCCTGGAGCAGCAGCGCCGCAACTTCGAAACCCGGCTGGCCCAGGCCGACGTGGCCTATGAGGACTTCCTCAACAACAACCGGATCGGGGACTTCGTGGCCGAGAAGGCCTCGCTGTCGCAGCTCCAGGCTCAGATCGAGCAGCAGAAATACCAGACCGACGCCCAGCTTCAGGACCGCATCGGCCGCCTGGCGACCCTATCGAGCCAGTTCGGTCAGATCGCCCCGGAGGTCGGGCTCTATCGCGACGTCTCCAGCGCGCCGGGCGAGAAGCTTGTCGCCCTGAAGATCCAGCGCGAGGACCTGCTGTCGCGCTACCGCGCCGACGCCCGGCCGGTGCAGGAACTGGACGCCCAGATAGCTCAACTCGAGGCCGGCATCGCCGCCGGCCGCACCCTTGCCGAGGGCGCGCGCCGCTTCGGGGTCAATCCGGTCTATCAAACGGTGCAGACCGAGAAGATCCAGCTCACCGCCGAGGTCAACGCCCTGCGCCAGTCCCAGGCCGAGCTGATCTCTCAGATCGAGCAGGTCACCCAGCGGCGGCTCAAGTTCGCCGAACTGGAGCCCAAGTTCCAGGAGCTCAGCCTCGACCGTGACGTGCTGCAGGCCAATGTGCGCGACTTCTCGGTCAAGGAAGAGCAGAGCCGCGCGGCGCAGGAGATCGCCTCGCGGACCAACGACAACATCCGCATCGTCGCCCGCGCCACCCCGCCGACCAAGGGCAAGAGCCTGCGCAAGCCCGCCGTGATCCTGGCCTTCCTGTTCGCGGGCTTCACGGCCCTGAGCGCCGGCCTGCTGCGGATGTTCACGCGCCCGGGCCTGCCGACCGCCCAATCGGCCTCGCGCACCCTGGACCTGCCGGTCCTGGCCGCGGCCCCGCTCAAGGCCCGGTAGAGCCCGTGGTATGTTCGGCCTGAGTTTGGGTTAGCTTCGGCAAACTGCGCGTGCGGCGATTCGAGAAATGTTGGACCTTAGCGCCGAGATGGCTGAACTCTGGGCGTCGCTTGGCGCTCCAGCGGCCGGCCGTGCGCGGGTGATCCAGGTCACCGCCGCCCGGCGCGGCGAGGGCGCCTCCACCGTCGCCCGGGAGTTGGCCCTGCACGCCGCCAAACGCGCCGGACGCTCGGTCTGGCTGGTGGATCTCGACCTCCTGGCCTCGCCGCAGCACGTGTCCATCGCCCAGGGCGCGGAGCGCTATGGCAAGCTGAGCGAGCCCGCCGCGGCCACCCCCGACGGATCGATCTTCTTCACCGTCCAGCCGCCGCTGCGCCAGGCCGACGGCCAGCCTTGGCCCAACGCCCGCTACCTAGTCGCCCACCGGGTCGGCGCCGCGAGGTTCTGGGTGACCCGGTTCCGTCGCGATGCGCTGAAGGGCGGCCAGACGGTCCACGTCCTGCCCACCGGCGACTATTGGAACGCCCTGCGGAAGTTCGCCGACGTGATCATCGTCGACGCTCCGTCACCCGAGCGCTCCCAGGCGGTGCTGACCGTGGCGCCGTTCATGGACCAGACGGTGCTGGTGGTGGCCGCCGACGAGCCCGACGTTCGAGCGCCGGCCAAATTGCGCGATGCGATCAATGGGGCAGGCGGCAATGTCGCCGGCCTGTTCTTCAACCGTGGCACCGTGGAGCGCCCGGCTTTCCTGAAGGCGATCCTGCCCTAGACCGCCTCTACGTACAGCGCCGCGCGATAGAGCCGCATGGCGAAGGCCCGGGTCTTGATCGGCGCGCCCTCGATCAGGGCGTAGAGCTTGAGCGCCGGCCGCCAAAGGCCGCGCAGGGGTGCGTATTTCAGCACCTTGGCCACCTTGTAGCTGGGATAGGTGGAGACCACCGCCGGGTGGGCGGCGATGACGCGGGCGAAGTTGGCTGCCGACTGCTCGTACTTGGCGGCCATGGCCGGGGCGGTGTCGAGGCCCAGGTGCGTGGCGGTGTTGTCGACGTGCAGGATCGGCCAGCGGCGGGCCACCCGCATGCCCCATTCCACGTCCTCCCAGCCCCAGCCGGCGAAACCTTCGTCGAAGGCCTCGCTCTCGAAGACGTCGCGGCGGACCAGCAGGTTCGAGGTGAAGACGTGCTTGGCGGGATTGCGCGCCCGGCAGTCGGCGGTCAGGCAGTCCGAGTGCGAGGCCATGGCCCGGTGCAGGGCGTGGAGGGGCTTCAGCGGGGTCTGGTGCAGGGAAAAGCCGCCGAACGCCACCGGCGGGTTCTGGCGGGCGACCACGCCCAGCCAATCGCGAAGGAAATGCCGGCCGTCGGGCAGCATGTCGCTGTCCAGGAACAGGAAGCGGCCGGCGCGGGCATGAGCGACCAGGCGGTTGCGGCCCTTGGCGCGGCCGACATTGCGCGCCAGGCGCACGAAGCGTGCGGGGAAGGGCAGGGCCGTAATCGCCTCGGTGACCCGCGCCGCCAGGACGTCGTCGCCGGTGCCGTCGTCCAGAACCACCAGCTCGACGTCACAGGCCTCGCGGCCCAGCGCCGCGAGCAGCGGTGTCGGGTCGTCGCCCTTGAACGGGATCAGGATCGACAGCTCAGTTGAGCGCGTGGCCCAGGTGGCGTTGTCGTGCACGGTTTCGTCTGGGGCGGTCATGCCGCGCTCCCGGCTCGTCGGGCCTGGAGGATCGCCAGGGCGCGGCTGCGCAAACGGCCTGCGTCGAGGGCGAAGACGATCGCGCCATAGGTGGCGCCGCCGGCCGCGGCCTTCAGCGTCAGTTCCGGCAATCCGCCCAGGTCCGGGATGCGGCTCACGACCAGGGCCATGACGGCCGCGGCGCCGAGGGCCTCGCCCAGGACGCGCCAGGGAACGGGCAGGGGCATGACCTTGCGGGCCATGACGATCGCCACGGCCACGCCGAGGGCGTAGCTGAGCACCGTGGACCACAGCGCGCCTTCGATCCCGAACCGGGGGATGAGCAGCAGGTTGAGGCCGAGATTGGCCACCGCCGGAACCGCCATCGCCCACAGGGCCAGGCCGCTGCGCCGTCCCAGGACGAAGGCCTCCGAGAAGTAGTAGGTGTTGAGGCCCGCCAGCAGCCCGCCGAGCGCGATCAACGGCGTTACCTGGGCCGCGCCCGCCGCCATGGCCGGACCGATCATCAACTCGGCCAGGGGACGCGCCACCAGGGCCAGGCCCACGGCGGCCGGCAGGGTGAGCAGGAGCATGACCGAGAACTGTTCGCGGGCGGCGCTCGCCAGCGCCTCGCGCCCGCCGCGCTCCAGGGCCATCACCATGGCCGGGGCGCCGGCCGCGCCCAGCCAGATGAAGGCCACGTCGAGGGTGCGGTTCGAGAGACTGTAGCCTGCGTGATAGACGGCCACGGCGGCGTTATCGAGGAAGGCCGCCAGCAGGAAGCGGTCGGTGGTCGACAGAACCACGGTCAGGATCAACGAGGCCGCCAGGGGAACCCCATAGGCCACGTGCTCGCGCAGCCGGGCGGACTCGAAGCGGCCGCCCTTGGCCTTGGCCAATTCCGGTCGGGCGCAGATCGCCGCGGCCACGAGGGCGGCGAGGCCGAAGCCCATCAGGGGGGCCGCGCCGCCGAATCCGGCATAGGCAAGCGCCGCGCCGAAACCGAAGCCGCCGAGGGTCTGGATCAGTTCGAGGCGGGCCGAGCCGCCGACCTCCCCCGCCGCCCGGCGGCGTTCCTGGCCGAGCTTGGCGAAGGTGCGAGGGACCAGGGCGACGAGACCCGCGATCACCGCGAGCTTGAGGGACGGGCCCATCGGCCAGAGAACCGCGGCCAGCACCGCCAGCGGAACGACGGCCAGCAGGCCCAGCCAGGCGCGATGAACGGTGGCCGCGTGGTCCGCCCCGCCGTTGCGCAGGGACTCGCCGGCCCAGAACCTGCCGACCGCCGCCTCATTCCAGGTGAATATCGCAGTGTGGGCCAGGGTCATGACCGAGAGGCCCAGCGCATAGTCGCCGAACTGGCCCGGCGTCAGGACGCGGGTGAAGAGGACGATGGTGAGCAGGCCCACCAGCCCCTGGACGATATTGACCGGCAGGTAGCCGAGCACGCCGCGCCAGAACATCGCCCTGGCCTCCCGCTACCGAACGGTTTCGGAGTCGCCCAGCAGGCAGGGCACGGTCATCATCATGATGTAGAGGTCGAGCCAGAAGGACTGGCGCTCGATATACTCCACGTCCAGCGACACCCGCTGCTTGACCAGGTCGGGCGTGTCGATGGCGCCGCGCGAACCGTGGATGGCCGCCCAGCCCGTCATGCCGGGCTTCATACGGTGGCGATGGGCGTACTCGGCGACCAGGCGATGGCTCTCCACGTCGCCGGTCTTCATGCCGATGGCGTGAGGCCGGGGGCCGACCAGGGACATCTCGCCCATCAGCACGTTGAAGATCTGCGGCAGCTCGTCGAGGCTGGTCTTGCGGATGAAGCGGCCCACCCGGGTGACCCGGTCGTCGTCGGCGGTGATCTGGCGCGCGGCCTTGGCGTCGGCGACCTCGACCCGCATGGAGCGGAACTTCCAGACCACGATCTCTTCGTTGTTGAAGCCGTGGCGGCGCTGTCTGAACAGGGCGGGGCCGGGGCTGTCCATGCGCACGGCGGCGGCCACGAACACCATCAGGGGCCCGAAGACGAGCAGGGCCACGGTTCCGATGACCAGGTCCTGCACCCGCTTGGCGAGCGCCTTGCCGTGATCCACCTGGGCGCCGGAGATCCGGGTCAGGGGCAGGTCGGCGATGCGGCCGATGGCGACGGCCTCGTCAGCCGCGCCGTTGCGGTCGAGCAGCAGGGTGATCTCGTTGGGCAGGACCTCCAGGCGGGCCAGCAAGGCCCGGACCCGGTCGCGTGCGCCAGACGGCACGGTGACCACGATCCGGTCCACATAGGGCATGATCCGGTGGTCCAGCAGGGCCTGCGTGTCGCCCAGCACCGGCACGTCGCGCAGCCGCTTAGGCGCGCGCGCGGCGCGGTCGTCGAAGATGCCCAGCACGTTGGCTTCGCGGTTCTTCAGCACGGCGCTGATCAGGCGTTCAGCCGCGCCGGTGGCGCCGACGATGACGATATTGGGGGTCAGCCGGCCGTTGGCCCGCCAGCGGCGCACGTTTAGCCACCAGATGGCGTGGGCCAGCGCCATGGCCAGTATGCCCAACGGCGCCCACAAGCCGAGCGCCTCGGCGAGCGCCGGCAGGGCGGTGAACGGGGCGGCGACGGCGAAACAGGCGGCCGCGCCTACGGCGACGGCGACGGTGACCCGCATCAGGTGCATGGCCAGGTCTTCAGTACGACCCAGGCGGTAGGTGTCGAACAACTGCAGGCTGATGAAGACCGCCAGGCCCGCGGCGCTGTGGAGCATGGAGACGCCCGGTGCGCCTGACAGCGACTGGGCGACCAGGGCCGCGCCGATCAACGCCAGGCCGTCGCCGGCCTGGAAGAACCGGGTCAGCATCCGGCCCGAGAGTCGGGTGCGTGTGGGCGACAGGCGTTCAGGCCGCAAGGGACCGCGGCGCTCGCCCCACATGTCGTCGGCAGGGCTGATCGTGTCGTCCACGGGCTCATCCGGAGCGGGCGCGCGTTCGAGTTTGACGACGGAGGACATGGCTTACCAGCGGAAGCGGCGGGATCAGGCTTTAGCTTGCCACGCCACGCCTCAGCGACCGGTTAACGCTGCGCGTTCTCTCAAGTGGCCGTCAGGACCCAGCCGAGGAGGACGAAGGACGCCGCGAGCAGCAGCGCCAGGAACAGGCGCGTGGGGGTCAGCCCGGAACTGGGGGGCTTCGTCGGCGGCTCATAGGTGACCGGCAACCGTGACATGAGGCCAGCATAACGCGGTTCGGTAAACGAATTCACCGCAATTACTCAATCAATTCGCGCGTATAGCGTGTGAGAGGCGCGCATCCCGGGTAGGAACGTGGCCGAAATGCGGCGACGTGGCGCCTCACTTGCGGAGGCCGATCGTCAACGAACAACGGAGTGCCGCAATGAAACAGTTCGCCTTGCTTACCGCCGGCCTGGTCATCCTCGCCGCCCAACCGGCCTCTGCTGCGGTGACTCAAATCACCACGCCGGATCTGGCCTACACCTCCGGCACGACCCTGCTGGCCATCACTGGCGGCGACTTCACGCCCATCTCGGGCCTGACCGACGGCATCGTCAGCCTGACCTTCGACGCGGGCGAAGTCCGCAGCGTCAGCGGCAGCTGGTCGACCTGGGGCTCGCCGCCGGACACCGAAGGCGCCAATCCGAAGATCGTCTACACCGGCGGTCTGACCACCATCACCTTCCAATCGGACAAGGTGCTGTCGGTGTTCGGCTTCGAAGCTGAGCCCAACCCCTTCTCGGCCCACAATTTCCAGATCGACTACTATCTGGGCGGCGTGCTGCAGGGCACCGTCAACCGTGTGGCCAACGGCAGCGCCGGCGCTCGCCTGATGGCGGCCTCGGGCACGTTCGACAAGGCCGTGGTCTCCTCGACCACCAACTTCGCGTTCGGCCAGGTCCGCTACGACGTCTCGGCCGTGCCGGAACCGGCCACCTGGGCGATGATGATCATCGGCTTCGGCGCCGTCGGGGGCGCCGTGCGCAACCAGCGTCGTCGTCAGGCCCTGGCCTTCGCCTAGATCCCGTTCGTTTGCTTAGGGACGCGCCGCCGGTCGATGACCGGCGGCGTTTTCGTGTCTGGTGGAGCTCAGACCTCGAAGCGGCTGGGATCCCGGCCGTCGTCCGCCACCACCCGAACGCCCGGGACCGCCGAGGCGCGCAGCTCGCAATCGCGGTACCAGGCCACGTCGCGCTTGGGGTCGCAATCCATCAGGATCGCATCCTCGCCCAACTCGACGAACAGTCGCGCGATGTCCTCGATGGAGGCGTCGATCTTCAGCGCCGAGCGCCCGGCCAAGGCGAGCTCGTCCAGGCGGGCGTTCAGTCTGTCGCTGAGGGCCTCGGCCCCCTCGCGGGCGGTGGCGGATGCACGCGTCACACGAGATTGTCGCCTCGCGCGAGAGTCGGCGCAATGCCACGCTTGGCGGGGATTTTCCCATCCCCGCGTTGCCCGCCCGGAAAGCTTCGGCTATTAGAACCGTCCCTTCGGAAGGGCATGCGGGCGGGACGTTCCAGCCGCTCGCCGCTCCGCCGCCGGGTCGGGAGAAAACCCGAACCAAATCAGATGGTGACGTGGCCGAGTGGCTGAAGGCAACGGTTTGCTAAACCGGCTGAACAGTCGTTTTTTCAATGACATGTCCTGTAAACCGCTGCCGAATTGGCCCTATGCATTTCAAGGCCTTAGCTCGCGGCGGTAAACTGAGCCGTTCTGAGTGCGTGGTTCCACAGAGTGCGCCGATGCGACGTCCCTGGGCCGTTGTTCTAACCCTCGTTTTGGTAGCGAGCTGCTCCCAGCAGTCGAACTGGGCCGCTTTTGTCTACCCCGACAGAGAAAACATCCCCGACGAGGTAGCAGGCAACATCATCGGACACTTCAGCACCTTTGAGCAGTGCCAATCTGCTGCAATAGCAGAGATGGAACGCCTTACTCAAAACTGGACACCGCCCGAGGGAAGCGAGGAAGATTCCTCCGCGCCTATTCCAGATTACCAGTGTGGATATAAGTGCACGCGGAGGGCACAGTACAGCGGCTTGCTAGTTTGCAAGACCGATCGTAGATGATTTCTTGGGCCTTATTTCATTTCGATGATCCAGCCTTTAGGCGCTCAAGCGCTGCTAGCGCTACCGTCTCACTACCCACGTAGCGGGTCGCCACGGCCTCTGCGGTTTCCTTGCCCCACCCCATTATCCGAGCCAATTGGGGTGTCTCTACCCCGGCGCGGACGAGCGATGTCGCGTAGGTGCCTCGCAGGTCATGCCAGCGCTTTCCGACAACACCGGCGGCATTGCGCGCGAGTCCGAACTGCTTTTCCAGCGTAGGTGCCTTCCAAGGCTTGCCGGTTCGGTCAGTAAGCACCACCGGCGAGACACGCGGACAGCTTGCAAGGATTGATTTCACCTCAGTCGTCAGGGGTATGTGAACAACGCGCCTACGCTTCGCGGTGGTGCGCGTGATCGCTTCGGTGCCTACGTCCGCCCAGGTCAGCTTGAGAAGATCGCCTTTTCGGAGACCGGTGAAAGCGGCGAGAAGCGCCGCGCGCTTGAGTTCCGGCGTGGCGTGTTTGCATAGCGCCTCAAGCTCGTGGGGCTCCCAGATTATGCTCGACCTATCCACCCGGTAGAGGCGGGTCCACGGGCCGAACTCCGCGTCGCTTTTCCCAGCTTCGCGGGCCCATTTCATCAGCTGCACAAGAGCACTGACAAGCTGGTCGGCCGTGCATGGTGTCCGCGCATGTTCCCCACGCCACTCCATGACTTCGCGTCGGAAGTGGCGAGACGCCATTGCTCGAACAGGCATGCCTCCAAATTTGTCGCGGACGGTGCCGAGGTGCTTTCGGAGATCCTTTTTCGTGCGCGGCGAAAAAAGCGCGAACTCGGCACTCTCTTGCCAGGCGTAGATCAGCCCCGCGACAAAGCCGTCAGCGTTCGGGCTGCGCCGTTCAGTGTGCTCGTGAAAGAGGCGCGATGCTTCAATGCTGGCGGCCGCTACGCGTAGGCTCAGCGCTCTCTCGGTCAGTGCCCGCGCTGAGAGGATGCGTGGCCCGCCGCGCCATGCGTACCAGTAC
This genomic stretch from Phenylobacterium sp. LH3H17 harbors:
- a CDS encoding GNAT family N-acetyltransferase, with translation MLTSRLATEADLPALRALMALAIDDLQRSFLGPAEIVASRAVMGLDTQLIADRTYFIVEEDGVLAGCGGWSRRATLYGGDHSESLRDSALLDPACDAARVRAMYTHPAFARRGVGRMILGLCEAAARAEGYGRAELMATLAGEPLYKASGFKEIERTASAPVNGVVVPLVRMGKSLE
- a CDS encoding sel1 repeat family protein, which produces MLASVECTEGLPLPSADASGDELFKMGLLYSTGQGGAPLDYVSAHMLFNLAAMRGSIEAKVYRKELSQEMASDEVAEAQRQAREWLAHG
- a CDS encoding polysaccharide biosynthesis/export family protein; amino-acid sequence: MRSRTPLALALIAATSLALGGCGMPRIPRMDLLGRTDEPAPARGQAFSDIPYANWSDYEPDYRFYPGDEIEVSLPSAPELNKTVTVQPDGRIALPLISTVMAADRTIPELQATLTEAYSRQLLRPEVDVVARAAPLKVFVGGEVGTPGMFDLTGDSDALRAVIQAGDFKTSADRSRVIIIRRGPDGRAMMRRANLYRGLKSGDSDVVPLRRFDIVYVPRSGVAEASLFIQQYFRDLSPVQFGFNYALGDRVIN
- a CDS encoding lipopolysaccharide biosynthesis protein, which codes for MPPRADWAARPRYAMSDFATLLWRERYLMAAIFLIIFIVGVGAALTLKTTYPAQSSVLVRLGQEYVYEPRAGDAGRGAVLDSDQVIQSETAILGASQLKLRVVEKLGLSRTYPKLAAKYASAGPEEKRKIMSSAVRSIESSLKIETAPQTPIIRVSFTHEDPEAAALILNTLLEEYLIYRRAVLSDPNSPALEQQRRNFETRLAQADVAYEDFLNNNRIGDFVAEKASLSQLQAQIEQQKYQTDAQLQDRIGRLATLSSQFGQIAPEVGLYRDVSSAPGEKLVALKIQREDLLSRYRADARPVQELDAQIAQLEAGIAAGRTLAEGARRFGVNPVYQTVQTEKIQLTAEVNALRQSQAELISQIEQVTQRRLKFAELEPKFQELSLDRDVLQANVRDFSVKEEQSRAAQEIASRTNDNIRIVARATPPTKGKSLRKPAVILAFLFAGFTALSAGLLRMFTRPGLPTAQSASRTLDLPVLAAAPLKAR
- a CDS encoding sugar kinase, with translation MLDLSAEMAELWASLGAPAAGRARVIQVTAARRGEGASTVARELALHAAKRAGRSVWLVDLDLLASPQHVSIAQGAERYGKLSEPAAATPDGSIFFTVQPPLRQADGQPWPNARYLVAHRVGAARFWVTRFRRDALKGGQTVHVLPTGDYWNALRKFADVIIVDAPSPERSQAVLTVAPFMDQTVLVVAADEPDVRAPAKLRDAINGAGGNVAGLFFNRGTVERPAFLKAILP
- a CDS encoding glycosyltransferase family 2 protein, which produces MTAPDETVHDNATWATRSTELSILIPFKGDDPTPLLAALGREACDVELVVLDDGTGDDVLAARVTEAITALPFPARFVRLARNVGRAKGRNRLVAHARAGRFLFLDSDMLPDGRHFLRDWLGVVARQNPPVAFGGFSLHQTPLKPLHALHRAMASHSDCLTADCRARNPAKHVFTSNLLVRRDVFESEAFDEGFAGWGWEDVEWGMRVARRWPILHVDNTATHLGLDTAPAMAAKYEQSAANFARVIAAHPAVVSTYPSYKVAKVLKYAPLRGLWRPALKLYALIEGAPIKTRAFAMRLYRAALYVEAV
- a CDS encoding polysaccharide biosynthesis C-terminal domain-containing protein, whose product is MFWRGVLGYLPVNIVQGLVGLLTIVLFTRVLTPGQFGDYALGLSVMTLAHTAIFTWNEAAVGRFWAGESLRNGGADHAATVHRAWLGLLAVVPLAVLAAVLWPMGPSLKLAVIAGLVALVPRTFAKLGQERRRAAGEVGGSARLELIQTLGGFGFGAALAYAGFGGAAPLMGFGLAALVAAAICARPELAKAKGGRFESARLREHVAYGVPLAASLILTVVLSTTDRFLLAAFLDNAAVAVYHAGYSLSNRTLDVAFIWLGAAGAPAMVMALERGGREALASAAREQFSVMLLLTLPAAVGLALVARPLAELMIGPAMAAGAAQVTPLIALGGLLAGLNTYYFSEAFVLGRRSGLALWAMAVPAVANLGLNLLLIPRFGIEGALWSTVLSYALGVAVAIVMARKVMPLPVPWRVLGEALGAAAVMALVVSRIPDLGGLPELTLKAAAGGATYGAIVFALDAGRLRSRALAILQARRAGSAA
- a CDS encoding exopolysaccharide biosynthesis polyprenyl glycosylphosphotransferase codes for the protein MDDTISPADDMWGERRGPLRPERLSPTRTRLSGRMLTRFFQAGDGLALIGAALVAQSLSGAPGVSMLHSAAGLAVFISLQLFDTYRLGRTEDLAMHLMRVTVAVAVGAAACFAVAAPFTALPALAEALGLWAPLGILAMALAHAIWWLNVRRWRANGRLTPNIVIVGATGAAERLISAVLKNREANVLGIFDDRAARAPKRLRDVPVLGDTQALLDHRIMPYVDRIVVTVPSGARDRVRALLARLEVLPNEITLLLDRNGAADEAVAIGRIADLPLTRISGAQVDHGKALAKRVQDLVIGTVALLVFGPLMVFVAAAVRMDSPGPALFRQRRHGFNNEEIVVWKFRSMRVEVADAKAARQITADDDRVTRVGRFIRKTSLDELPQIFNVLMGEMSLVGPRPHAIGMKTGDVESHRLVAEYAHRHRMKPGMTGWAAIHGSRGAIDTPDLVKQRVSLDVEYIERQSFWLDLYIMMMTVPCLLGDSETVR
- a CDS encoding PEPxxWA-CTERM sorting domain-containing protein → MKQFALLTAGLVILAAQPASAAVTQITTPDLAYTSGTTLLAITGGDFTPISGLTDGIVSLTFDAGEVRSVSGSWSTWGSPPDTEGANPKIVYTGGLTTITFQSDKVLSVFGFEAEPNPFSAHNFQIDYYLGGVLQGTVNRVANGSAGARLMAASGTFDKAVVSSTTNFAFGQVRYDVSAVPEPATWAMMIIGFGAVGGAVRNQRRRQALAFA
- a CDS encoding tyrosine-type recombinase/integrase; its protein translation is MAPLPGVHRVRKVLADGVAEYWYAWRGGPRILSARALTERALSLRVAAASIEASRLFHEHTERRSPNADGFVAGLIYAWQESAEFALFSPRTKKDLRKHLGTVRDKFGGMPVRAMASRHFRREVMEWRGEHARTPCTADQLVSALVQLMKWAREAGKSDAEFGPWTRLYRVDRSSIIWEPHELEALCKHATPELKRAALLAAFTGLRKGDLLKLTWADVGTEAITRTTAKRRRVVHIPLTTEVKSILASCPRVSPVVLTDRTGKPWKAPTLEKQFGLARNAAGVVGKRWHDLRGTYATSLVRAGVETPQLARIMGWGKETAEAVATRYVGSETVALAALERLKAGSSK